The Acidobacteriota bacterium nucleotide sequence TGACTCCAGCCCCCAGCAAAAAGACCACGCGGCGCCGCTTGCGGTGAGAATCGATCAGGCGATCAATGAGGAACGCCTCGCTGGCCAGCTCCATAGCTCTCCTTAGAGTTTGGGGATTTACTGCCCAATTCTAACGAGAAAATGGCGGAGGCCCGAATCGTTCTCTTGCTTCGCCATCGATCCCGGCGCTACTCATCGAGGAAAAGACTCAGAATCTCCTGAGACTGCGCAACGTCGAAGTCGTGGGCAATCCCCACTCGATCCCGATCCTCACCCAGCCGCCTCTCCGGCACCTCCGAAATCGCGACCAGCCGCGCCACCGGCGCGCCGTCCAAAGTGATCCGGATCTCCTCTCCGCCAGCGGCAAGATCTAGCAGTTCTTCGAGACGCTCTTGAGCCTCATTCGTGGTCACTAGTTTCATGCCTCCAGGGTGAGCGATCTCGGAAAACTGTCAAGCAAAGCCGGCAACGGATCAGGAAGTGAGTGCCGCCTTCCCGCTGAACCGAAACGCCCCAGAGCGTTCACCCCTCAGAGATCCAGCTCCACCCTGGAGGTGAGCATCTCGTTGCTCAGGGTGTCCTCGAGAGAAACGGCGAGGGTGTGCTTCTCGCGCCGAAGCTTTACTTCGGTCTCGTAGACCGCCACCTCGCCGGGCTCCGGCTTCTCGCCTTGGAATCGCACCGGCACGACGGCGAGCTCGGATTGGTTGCCGCGGTCGTCCACCACCGCCACCCGCAACCGCAGGCTGGCGTGGTGGACGCCGTTCGCTGGAGCCCCGCTCACTGGCAGCATCGTGACCCAATCC carries:
- a CDS encoding type II toxin-antitoxin system prevent-host-death family antitoxin, translated to MKLVTTNEAQERLEELLDLAAGGEEIRITLDGAPVARLVAISEVPERRLGEDRDRVGIAHDFDVAQSQEILSLFLDE